One part of the Engraulis encrasicolus isolate BLACKSEA-1 chromosome 17, IST_EnEncr_1.0, whole genome shotgun sequence genome encodes these proteins:
- the LOC134467002 gene encoding acetylcholine receptor subunit alpha-like, which yields MDRKPLLYVVNFLLPVLYFLLLDLASFFISERGGEKLSFKVTVLLAISVLLLILHDMLPSTDQHIPLIGIYCLGIFSFVALSLLETIFVSFLLRTGSRRARTATNPAVTSALTSVVTSAPEGSPDSEQGTISMVSSRHTAPLGQQKMHEKKSKDELRLLARVIDVIYFLTYLVSVTIFLLLTTLNWFY from the exons ATGGACAGGAAGCCCCTCCTCTACGTGGTGAACTTCCTGCTGCCCGTGCTCTACTTCCTGCTGCTGGACCTGGCCTCCTTCTTCATCAGCGAGCGCGGCGGCGAGAAGCTCAGCTTCAAGGTCACTGTGCTGCTGGCCATCTCCGTGCTGCTGCTCATCCTGCACGACATGCTGCCCTCCACCGACCAGCACATCCCCCTGATTG GAATCTACTGTCTGGGGATCTTCTCGTTTGTGGCGCTGAGTCTGCTGGAGACCATCTTTGTCAGTTTCCTCCTGAGGACGGGATCTCGGAGGGCCAGGACAGCCACGAACCCTGCTGTGACCTCAGCTTTGACCTCAGTAGTGACCTCCGCCCCAGAAGGGTCACCTGACAGCGAGCAAG GTACCATTAGCATGGTatcatcccgccacactgctccgtTGGGGCAACAAAAAATGCATGAGAAAAAGAGCAAAGATGAGTTACGTCT gctGGCCAGGGTCATCGATGTCATCTACTTCCTGACCTACCTCGTTAGCGTCACCATTTTCCTGCTGTTGACGACGCTCAACTGGTTCTACTAg